A window of Caldicellulosiruptoraceae bacterium PP1 contains these coding sequences:
- a CDS encoding ABC transporter ATP-binding protein encodes MKRFRNNRLIRLFSFMWKDKSNPFLGILYIFSALFVAAESLIFNYIFSIGLMYITQGAVEKNYKILLDGVLFMIKLMLIVLLIAPFISYIYQYCIRKTTIIIRKNLFEHILNLPMSIFEQKHSADIISRINNDVNVAENAYSWQIMVLFSAFFTGIGGSIIIATANWKLFLYVVFIGLLSAGVNTLFFKPIQKISNQIQEGYSKVSQRFSDIIAGNQVIKIFNIGSIIFQKFVDMNTFVLRLSLRRVKFNATLNALNTFLGFFSFFGAVIIGGIMIINKEFTMAKLLLCINLMGGVMWMFGSIGNFITMIQTSLAGASRIFEILDMDIEENNKKLNERDLNAKENIIKFEGISFSYNNSDYVFDNINFSIPQNSIVAFVGSSGAGKSTLFKLILRFYKPSKGKIYLFNKEISEYSLEQLRDIISYVPQESFLFNGTILENIGYGKENATKEEIIEAAKLAYAHDFIMNLPNGYDTVVGERGALLSGGQRQRIAIARALLKNSPILLLDEATSSLDSESESLVQEALNNLMKGKTTLVIAHRLSTIKNADIIYVIDDGKIIEQGTHDELIEKSGKYQYFYKMMAANTVS; translated from the coding sequence TTGAAAAGATTCAGGAATAATAGGTTAATAAGACTATTTTCATTTATGTGGAAAGATAAATCAAATCCATTTTTAGGAATTTTATATATATTTTCAGCTTTATTTGTTGCAGCAGAAAGCTTAATTTTCAACTATATCTTTTCTATTGGTCTTATGTATATAACCCAAGGTGCAGTTGAAAAAAACTATAAAATACTATTAGATGGTGTCTTATTTATGATAAAACTTATGTTGATAGTATTGTTGATTGCACCCTTCATTTCATACATTTATCAATATTGCATTAGAAAAACAACAATAATTATTAGAAAAAATCTATTTGAACATATATTAAATCTACCTATGAGTATTTTTGAGCAAAAGCATAGTGCAGACATTATTTCAAGAATAAATAATGATGTTAATGTGGCTGAAAATGCTTATTCGTGGCAGATTATGGTATTATTTTCTGCCTTTTTTACAGGGATAGGTGGAAGTATAATAATTGCAACAGCTAACTGGAAGTTATTCTTATATGTTGTTTTTATAGGATTATTATCTGCAGGAGTAAATACTTTGTTTTTTAAACCTATTCAAAAAATAAGTAATCAAATTCAGGAAGGATATTCCAAAGTTAGCCAAAGATTTTCAGATATAATAGCAGGTAATCAGGTAATAAAGATATTTAATATAGGTAGTATAATATTTCAGAAATTTGTTGATATGAATACTTTTGTCTTAAGGCTTAGCCTACGTCGAGTAAAATTTAATGCAACGCTAAATGCATTAAACACATTCTTAGGGTTTTTCAGTTTTTTTGGTGCTGTTATTATAGGTGGAATAATGATTATCAATAAAGAGTTTACAATGGCTAAACTTCTTCTTTGCATTAACCTTATGGGTGGAGTTATGTGGATGTTTGGCTCTATAGGTAATTTTATTACTATGATACAAACTTCTTTAGCAGGAGCCTCAAGGATTTTTGAAATTCTTGATATGGATATTGAAGAGAATAATAAGAAATTAAACGAAAGAGATTTAAATGCTAAAGAAAATATAATTAAATTTGAAGGAATTAGTTTTTCGTATAATAATAGTGACTATGTATTTGACAACATAAATTTTAGCATACCTCAAAATAGTATTGTTGCTTTTGTAGGCTCAAGTGGTGCAGGCAAAAGCACATTGTTTAAATTGATTCTTAGATTTTATAAACCAAGCAAAGGGAAAATATATCTATTTAATAAAGAGATTAGTGAATATTCATTAGAACAATTAAGGGATATAATCTCATATGTTCCACAGGAAAGCTTTTTATTTAATGGGACAATTTTAGAAAATATAGGCTATGGTAAAGAAAATGCTACAAAAGAAGAGATAATTGAGGCAGCTAAACTTGCTTATGCACATGATTTTATAATGAATTTACCTAATGGATATGATACAGTTGTAGGAGAAAGAGGAGCCCTTTTATCGGGTGGTCAAAGACAAAGAATTGCTATCGCAAGGGCACTACTTAAAAACTCACCAATTCTTTTATTGGATGAGGCCACAAGTTCACTTGATTCTGAATCAGAAAGCCTTGTTCAAGAAGCTTTGAATAACCTTATGAAAGGTAAAACAACCTTGGTTATAGCTCATAGACTTTCAACAATAAAAAATGCTGATATTATATATGTTATAGATGATGGTAAAATAATAGAACAAGGAACTCATGATGAGCTTATTGAAAAAAGTGGCAAGTATCAATACTTCTATAAAATGATGGCTGCAAATACTGTTTCTTAA